One Cohnella candidum genomic region harbors:
- a CDS encoding MBOAT family O-acyltransferase — translation MFFYSPNFMIFFIILLIPYLLLRKQRVWLLAAANAIFYVAHPEGFLVLFFVMAFLTFGIVHTMQLSRFRWLFWIGIVLNVLNLAFFKYTLFVLGNLDMLGLHLPRADDWAASIVLPLGISFYTFEFISYLIDVRRGDSKPTRSFVKFWVFVSMFPHLIAGPIMRGDELFPQLDELSKKRITWSDIRYGVYLFAIGMVKKIVIADQLSPIVKELFDKGSALTSTESWMAAYTFSFYIYNDFSAYTDMAIGLGIMMGVRFADNFNSPYLSANPSEFWRRWHMTLSRWIRDYIYIGLGGNRKGQLRLYANLLIAMLISGLWHGAMWTFVIWGGIHGLLQVIHRLSFELNRFRWVAVLRDSVVYRIVAIFVFFHIVTWTWVFFHAPSLSMAWDMTVKMLRVHAADLIRHPTFPLIVGLFAVHVVEYVLRKNEGRFGRIWHFVPFPLRSAAYALITFTLIYYLQGGKYEFIYFQF, via the coding sequence ATGTTCTTTTATTCACCGAATTTCATGATCTTCTTTATAATACTGTTGATCCCCTACCTGCTCTTACGGAAACAGCGTGTCTGGCTGCTTGCCGCAGCCAACGCAATATTTTACGTGGCCCATCCGGAAGGCTTTCTGGTCCTGTTCTTCGTGATGGCCTTTCTGACCTTCGGGATCGTCCACACCATGCAGCTCTCGCGGTTCCGGTGGCTCTTCTGGATCGGCATCGTTCTGAATGTGCTCAATCTGGCATTCTTTAAATACACGCTTTTCGTCCTAGGCAATCTGGACATGCTCGGTCTGCATTTACCGCGCGCCGATGATTGGGCCGCTTCCATCGTCCTGCCGCTCGGCATTTCCTTCTATACATTCGAGTTCATCTCCTATCTCATCGACGTTCGGAGAGGTGACTCCAAACCAACGCGTTCTTTCGTTAAGTTTTGGGTGTTCGTCTCTATGTTCCCGCATCTTATCGCAGGGCCAATTATGCGCGGCGATGAGCTCTTCCCCCAGTTGGACGAGCTCTCCAAAAAGCGTATCACCTGGAGTGACATCCGATACGGCGTCTACCTGTTCGCGATCGGAATGGTTAAGAAAATCGTCATCGCCGACCAATTGTCCCCGATCGTCAAGGAGCTGTTCGATAAAGGTTCCGCCCTGACAAGTACGGAGTCCTGGATGGCCGCCTACACGTTCAGTTTCTATATTTATAACGACTTCTCCGCCTATACGGATATGGCGATCGGTCTCGGTATTATGATGGGTGTACGCTTTGCCGACAACTTCAACTCCCCATACTTAAGCGCCAATCCAAGCGAATTCTGGCGACGATGGCATATGACACTGTCACGGTGGATCCGTGACTATATTTACATAGGGCTTGGAGGTAATCGCAAAGGACAGCTGCGTCTCTATGCGAACCTTCTTATTGCCATGCTGATATCAGGTTTGTGGCACGGAGCGATGTGGACCTTTGTTATCTGGGGTGGGATTCACGGTCTGCTACAGGTCATTCACCGCTTGTCCTTTGAGTTGAACCGGTTCAGGTGGGTCGCCGTACTGAGGGACAGTGTTGTTTATCGTATTGTTGCCATATTCGTTTTCTTCCACATCGTGACTTGGACCTGGGTATTCTTCCATGCCCCCAGCCTCAGTATGGCTTGGGACATGACGGTCAAAATGCTTCGCGTCCACGCGGCTGACCTAATTCGCCATCCGACATTTCCACTTATCGTTGGGCTTTTCGCGGTCCACGTGGTCGAATATGTGCTACGGAAAAACGAGGGCCGATTCGGCCGCATCTGGCACTTCGTACCTTTCCCATTGAGAAGCGCTGCTTACGCGTTGATTACTTTTACCCTGATTTATTATCTGCAAGGGGGTAAATATGAGTTCATCTACTTCCAATTCTAA
- a CDS encoding S-layer homology domain-containing protein — protein sequence MRDSSYHSSMQDKQMFSRGGEKKVMKKSLSVLLSAAIAFGAFASVASAATPTTALEKFEALKAAGIFSGVGASQDPALASKMTRAELARILDLLKGLDVDTKPTTQSFSDVKSSHWAFEEIEAAKAAGLVVGVGGGKFDPNGNVTVQQIAVAAANVLGLKPVAGATVAGADNWAAGYIQALLDNGITLPTTYKAAATREILVTATYSVYEKIAVPAAVEVASVTATGAKKIQVTFNKAVDTSKATFAVKKGSVAVNLSKAASFSDDKKVATLELATKLTAGDYTVSVSGLTDTALTKTLTAQDEKVSKIEFASLNAPVDRASNTTIYANIKASNQYGEDVTSQGGFTLSVGKANATYTISSAGEIAITSAAGFLKDEKVTVGVLHSASNTFVSGVLVVSDAARASELAITGIYNPNSKTLEEGADPNDFYLIVDAKDQYGNSVTNTTYLNKDVVITSQNTTVVPQFDQSTASGPFQTKTIDGVSKIVAQLNKPSGQLLKAGTSKVMLISNFTGKSASYDVNVSENVKVDTITLSQPEVAVLGEKVKIPFTAIDQFGKEVTDVNKLNAMTRTSTYDSVSSKKLSFVRDYVNNKTELVLDTAGQTAKNAVISIVTSTFKSYQLNISLVDAAAATVISGINDLDKVYAVGANDTVDLSKVAVKDQYARAVDMTGKWSGDAGTYRLYVASSDTATVDVVTTGAQAPVTIDGVTYNVLDNAADTFKLDAKKKGSATITFKLFNLDGTYKEVSSSTYTFSANVVEAADIKDYVVEDAATAYDQAVIGSVNSKYDVTIPVKGVLADGSKVALPTSFYQLNENDSGASIVGGSALRVYAPDPGTYAAYGDKDTRDVTVTAVVYAADQTLVVSKTVKASKAASAPDKLALESKNSVVKESDAVVSVDVSSVSATTPLTNKYATIAGLVNDAVVVTDQYGVEIADPSTWSIYTSNFTKDSNGVAKTYNTVVAGDSFDVVVITANNKQIKFRVVVK from the coding sequence ATGAGAGATTCGAGCTATCATTCTTCCATGCAAGACAAACAGATGTTTTCTCGAGGAGGAGAAAAAAAGGTTATGAAGAAAAGTTTATCCGTTCTTCTGTCCGCAGCTATTGCATTCGGCGCATTCGCGTCCGTAGCTTCGGCAGCAACCCCTACTACGGCGCTTGAGAAATTCGAAGCGCTGAAAGCCGCAGGCATTTTCAGCGGCGTTGGCGCAAGCCAAGATCCTGCGCTGGCATCCAAAATGACCCGCGCTGAGCTGGCTCGTATCCTCGACCTGCTCAAAGGCCTGGACGTTGACACCAAGCCTACGACCCAATCCTTCAGCGACGTTAAGAGCTCCCACTGGGCGTTCGAAGAAATCGAAGCTGCTAAGGCTGCTGGTCTCGTAGTTGGCGTCGGCGGCGGCAAGTTCGACCCGAACGGCAACGTTACGGTTCAACAAATCGCTGTTGCTGCAGCTAACGTTCTCGGCCTGAAGCCTGTTGCTGGTGCAACGGTTGCCGGCGCTGACAACTGGGCTGCTGGTTACATCCAAGCACTGCTTGACAACGGCATCACCCTGCCGACTACTTACAAAGCTGCTGCTACGCGTGAAATCCTTGTAACGGCTACCTACTCCGTTTACGAGAAGATCGCTGTACCGGCTGCAGTTGAAGTGGCTAGCGTAACGGCAACAGGCGCGAAGAAGATCCAAGTGACCTTCAACAAAGCCGTTGATACTTCCAAAGCTACGTTCGCTGTGAAGAAAGGCTCCGTGGCAGTTAACCTGTCCAAAGCCGCTTCCTTCTCCGATGACAAGAAAGTGGCTACGCTCGAACTCGCAACGAAACTGACGGCTGGCGATTACACGGTTTCCGTTTCCGGTCTGACCGACACGGCTCTGACCAAAACGTTGACCGCGCAAGACGAGAAAGTTTCGAAAATCGAATTCGCTTCGTTGAACGCTCCGGTTGATCGTGCTTCTAACACGACGATCTATGCGAACATCAAAGCGTCCAACCAATACGGCGAAGATGTTACCAGCCAAGGCGGCTTTACGCTGAGCGTTGGTAAAGCAAACGCTACTTACACGATCAGCAGCGCTGGCGAAATCGCCATCACTTCTGCTGCCGGATTCTTGAAAGACGAGAAAGTAACGGTTGGCGTTCTGCACTCCGCTTCCAATACGTTTGTTAGCGGCGTTCTGGTCGTATCCGATGCTGCTCGCGCTTCGGAGCTGGCAATCACGGGCATTTACAACCCGAACAGCAAGACGCTTGAAGAAGGCGCTGATCCGAACGACTTCTACTTGATCGTCGATGCTAAAGACCAATACGGTAACAGCGTCACGAATACGACGTACCTGAACAAAGACGTCGTTATCACGAGCCAAAACACGACTGTTGTACCGCAATTCGATCAATCCACTGCTTCTGGCCCGTTCCAGACGAAAACGATTGACGGCGTTTCGAAAATCGTTGCTCAACTGAACAAGCCGAGCGGCCAATTGCTCAAAGCTGGTACGTCCAAAGTTATGTTGATTTCTAACTTCACGGGCAAATCCGCATCTTACGATGTGAATGTTTCCGAGAACGTTAAAGTCGACACGATTACGCTGTCCCAACCTGAAGTTGCTGTTCTGGGCGAGAAAGTGAAAATTCCTTTCACGGCAATCGACCAATTCGGTAAAGAAGTGACGGACGTTAACAAGCTGAACGCTATGACTCGTACTTCTACGTACGATTCGGTTTCGTCGAAGAAGCTGTCTTTCGTTCGCGACTATGTTAACAACAAAACCGAACTTGTTCTGGACACGGCTGGCCAAACTGCTAAAAATGCAGTCATCAGCATCGTAACGAGCACGTTCAAATCTTACCAACTGAACATTTCCTTGGTTGATGCTGCAGCAGCAACGGTAATCAGCGGCATCAATGATCTTGACAAAGTTTATGCAGTTGGCGCTAACGACACGGTTGACCTCTCGAAGGTTGCTGTAAAAGACCAATATGCTCGTGCTGTTGACATGACCGGCAAGTGGTCTGGCGACGCTGGTACCTATCGCTTGTATGTTGCTTCCTCCGACACCGCTACTGTTGACGTAGTGACTACTGGTGCACAAGCTCCGGTAACAATCGATGGCGTAACGTACAATGTTCTTGACAACGCAGCTGACACGTTTAAACTTGATGCTAAGAAAAAAGGTTCCGCAACAATCACGTTTAAACTCTTTAACCTTGACGGAACGTACAAAGAAGTATCCAGCAGCACGTATACCTTCTCTGCTAACGTCGTAGAAGCCGCTGACATCAAAGACTATGTTGTTGAAGACGCAGCAACGGCCTATGACCAAGCGGTGATCGGGTCCGTTAACTCGAAGTACGATGTAACGATCCCGGTAAAAGGCGTTCTGGCTGATGGCAGCAAAGTCGCTCTGCCGACTTCCTTCTATCAACTGAACGAAAATGATTCCGGAGCTTCCATCGTTGGCGGCAGTGCACTTCGCGTGTATGCACCGGATCCGGGTACGTATGCGGCTTATGGTGACAAAGATACTCGTGATGTCACTGTAACTGCAGTCGTTTATGCTGCTGATCAAACTCTGGTTGTCAGCAAAACGGTTAAAGCTTCTAAAGCTGCTTCCGCACCTGACAAATTGGCTCTTGAGTCCAAAAACAGTGTTGTTAAGGAATCCGATGCTGTAGTATCCGTTGACGTTTCTAGCGTTTCGGCTACGACTCCGCTTACCAACAAATATGCTACGATCGCTGGTCTCGTGAACGACGCTGTTGTCGTAACTGACCAATACGGCGTAGAAATTGCTGATCCGTCGACCTGGTCGATTTACACCAGCAACTTTACGAAAGACTCCAACGGTGTTGCTAAAACTTACAACACGGTTGTTGCTGGCGACAGCTTCGACGTAGTTGTGATCACGGCTAACAACAAGCAAATCAAGTTCCGCGTTGTTGTTAAGTAA
- a CDS encoding S-layer homology domain-containing protein — MQRMKRAMAWLMMGLLILSLLPPGLAKQAHAAGATATYFIPDIVEFGNTSKLSTTDNSDPTLFLSRDTVYTTTSPTFTVTGTFTSVSKDSLKVKIEQLIPKGDSSGTTRWDVDSTRTTAGTVLADTGSTNRFTANNLTLFSGMNKITFTGLTGSVERSDTFYILYDRVPYLQSLKVNGGGTSTVLSEGSPAVVESTSVTLQGVAKNINSMSVAINGGKAIIGSVMDDGTFYSPSLALQPGLNDLTITIKSLSDSVVINRSIYAFNKTQPFTSMKLIVGGTDETELMNNSNPIVTSGYAGLGNQALLQFTLLVPYDANIPFEGNADYYINDSSSKTTIAFTPTDSETIIPGNDGITPQYRLITFTTDYFTFKPNSDNTADLKNQTFNLVVGYKGTSMTYSGKFTFLPGETLIEKMYYLPNYDETGTDFDNITKMPLDGAEVSDQDFWVLVKTAPGAGSPDLNGVYLPLGNTALVIDNGSIMADDAKGYYAYKITGFNSGQQKVRFTLGTSQAGYSASINYSTQDYIYVADIYDGMTKYFDSREDNKITVSGEYIGFKNYTSSEYFVNGVTPADPVLGVDSTNRKFNLELTVGADDSPLSFGENRIVFVGKTTVNGIVREIRKEIRIYIIDTNVSRIDKFQPTVAPALDSDRQALPDSTVKDPPYTQDIMDRIFPVSPEFLFKDSKYTTSQLKYDLVIKGGGATTVNLKFGSDTIFTKQLADPSSSELIEDGSDGLSGNFGSLKYDFAGDQDNFILRIKNIDFTVPGSHVYNLELINSTGARTNQRLEIVREVSAYRILSPQPTVGNDIVVNKNFVRFDIEAEGATDVLINGVSSTKRQDVNNRFVYDFVGLKPDKLTSIKIQIVRPQGSINDKINVYYTSAIQVDSQYMQAMATKLSVFNKTVELSFPKGTVLKSAQPNSAGVYKFYTDNKLLFGIADPKDGVVDRRNDYGNIINRDADGRSNSGATTITIPDINVQRFNSTETTGKFTRVSQIYWINGGWGEEGDKTSPLYKPAINGQAPYFIEGNTVRAFADPSDPIPEERKIIPSNRGTLKLSFNENVVDEVSYTISAFRFTDKGVWENVGGEVDMKKHTVTVPFDEFGYYMVGKLKSGYSDITNHPWARNILNGLYSKGIMTNLRFDEFGADDQTTRGEFATLLVKGLNIKLNYDDNQSFTDVVPGAKSATWDYEHIETAARAGIVSGLSEGSFGPDIKVTREDAAVMIARALKLKLAVNDSKLEAALAKAFVDSASAQIYARPSILAVTKAGVMSGTPVTIPGQKKPMYNFNPKSNLTRAEAGAITVKLLQKFTKIFPKNFS, encoded by the coding sequence ATGCAACGAATGAAGCGAGCGATGGCGTGGTTGATGATGGGGCTGCTCATCTTGTCCCTGCTCCCGCCTGGGCTGGCTAAACAAGCGCATGCCGCTGGCGCGACCGCCACTTATTTTATTCCCGATATCGTTGAATTCGGCAACACTTCCAAATTGAGCACAACGGACAATAGCGATCCTACTCTTTTCTTGAGCCGCGACACCGTCTATACGACGACAAGTCCTACCTTTACGGTCACAGGTACATTCACAAGCGTGAGCAAAGACTCCCTGAAGGTGAAGATCGAGCAATTGATCCCGAAAGGCGATTCCTCTGGCACGACGAGATGGGATGTGGACTCTACTAGGACTACGGCCGGAACGGTATTGGCCGATACGGGGTCAACAAACCGCTTCACGGCCAATAATCTCACCTTGTTCAGCGGAATGAACAAAATTACGTTTACCGGACTTACCGGAAGCGTCGAGCGTTCGGATACGTTCTATATCCTATATGACCGTGTACCCTACCTGCAAAGCTTGAAAGTAAACGGCGGGGGGACTTCAACCGTGCTGAGCGAAGGCTCTCCGGCGGTTGTTGAGAGCACCAGCGTAACGCTCCAAGGTGTTGCCAAGAACATTAACAGCATGTCCGTTGCCATTAACGGGGGTAAAGCGATTATCGGTTCCGTCATGGACGATGGCACCTTTTATTCACCGTCCCTTGCACTGCAGCCGGGCTTGAACGATTTGACGATTACGATCAAGAGCTTATCCGATTCGGTTGTCATTAACCGATCCATTTACGCTTTCAACAAAACACAACCCTTCACGAGCATGAAGCTGATCGTTGGCGGCACCGATGAGACTGAGTTGATGAACAACAGTAACCCAATCGTGACTTCAGGGTATGCTGGCCTTGGCAACCAAGCCCTTCTGCAGTTCACCCTGCTTGTTCCTTATGATGCCAATATTCCATTTGAAGGAAATGCTGATTACTACATCAATGATTCGTCTTCGAAGACGACGATCGCCTTCACTCCTACGGATAGCGAGACGATTATTCCAGGTAATGATGGGATCACCCCGCAATATCGGTTGATCACTTTTACGACCGACTATTTTACTTTTAAGCCCAACAGCGATAACACGGCGGATTTGAAGAACCAAACCTTTAATCTCGTTGTCGGGTATAAGGGCACCTCCATGACCTACTCGGGTAAGTTCACTTTTCTCCCAGGGGAAACCTTGATCGAGAAAATGTACTACCTGCCGAATTATGATGAGACCGGTACAGACTTCGACAATATCACCAAGATGCCGCTTGATGGTGCGGAAGTCAGTGACCAGGATTTCTGGGTCCTGGTGAAAACGGCACCTGGGGCGGGTTCTCCGGATTTGAACGGTGTTTATTTGCCTTTAGGAAACACTGCTTTGGTCATCGACAATGGCAGCATTATGGCAGATGACGCCAAAGGTTACTATGCATATAAAATCACAGGCTTCAACAGCGGCCAGCAGAAAGTCAGATTTACGTTGGGTACGTCACAAGCAGGTTACTCGGCGAGTATCAACTACTCTACGCAAGACTACATCTACGTGGCGGATATTTATGATGGCATGACCAAGTATTTCGATTCGCGAGAAGATAATAAAATTACGGTATCCGGGGAGTACATCGGGTTTAAGAACTATACTTCTTCCGAATATTTCGTGAACGGCGTAACGCCTGCCGACCCTGTTTTGGGCGTAGATAGTACCAATCGAAAGTTCAATTTGGAATTAACGGTTGGTGCAGATGACAGCCCATTATCTTTCGGGGAAAATCGAATCGTTTTTGTTGGAAAAACCACAGTGAATGGCATTGTAAGGGAGATCCGCAAGGAAATCCGAATCTACATTATCGACACGAACGTCTCAAGGATCGATAAATTCCAGCCGACTGTTGCGCCGGCTCTGGACTCCGATCGGCAGGCGCTGCCGGATTCCACCGTTAAGGATCCGCCTTACACGCAAGACATCATGGATCGGATTTTCCCAGTGTCTCCGGAGTTCCTTTTCAAGGACAGCAAATACACGACAAGCCAATTGAAATACGATTTGGTTATCAAAGGTGGCGGAGCCACCACTGTAAATTTGAAATTCGGTTCCGATACCATCTTCACCAAACAGCTTGCGGATCCATCTTCGTCTGAGTTAATTGAAGATGGCAGCGACGGTTTGTCGGGCAATTTCGGCAGCTTGAAATACGACTTCGCCGGTGATCAGGATAACTTTATCCTGCGGATTAAGAATATCGACTTTACCGTCCCTGGGTCCCATGTATACAACCTGGAATTGATCAACTCAACAGGAGCCCGTACGAATCAGCGGCTCGAAATCGTGCGCGAAGTATCAGCTTATCGGATCTTATCTCCACAACCGACTGTAGGAAACGATATCGTCGTGAACAAGAACTTCGTTCGCTTTGATATTGAAGCGGAAGGCGCTACGGACGTCTTGATCAACGGAGTATCATCTACCAAACGCCAGGACGTGAACAACCGATTCGTTTACGATTTTGTAGGGCTGAAGCCGGATAAGCTGACATCGATTAAGATTCAGATCGTCAGACCGCAGGGCAGCATTAACGACAAGATCAATGTGTACTACACTTCAGCTATTCAGGTCGACTCGCAGTACATGCAGGCTATGGCAACAAAGCTTAGCGTCTTCAATAAGACGGTTGAGCTCTCATTCCCCAAAGGGACAGTACTGAAGTCCGCACAGCCGAATTCAGCTGGAGTCTACAAGTTTTATACCGACAACAAATTGCTGTTCGGTATTGCGGACCCGAAAGACGGAGTCGTTGACCGACGCAACGATTACGGAAACATTATTAACCGCGATGCGGATGGAAGGTCCAATTCAGGAGCGACAACGATTACGATTCCGGACATCAACGTACAGCGTTTTAACTCCACCGAGACGACCGGCAAATTCACGCGCGTCTCACAAATTTATTGGATTAACGGAGGCTGGGGAGAAGAAGGGGATAAAACCTCTCCTCTGTATAAGCCTGCGATTAACGGACAGGCGCCCTACTTTATCGAAGGAAATACGGTGCGCGCTTTCGCTGATCCATCCGATCCGATACCGGAAGAGCGTAAAATTATACCTTCTAACAGGGGTACGCTGAAATTATCCTTCAATGAAAATGTTGTTGACGAGGTCTCATATACGATATCGGCGTTCCGCTTTACGGACAAAGGCGTATGGGAGAACGTCGGTGGCGAAGTGGATATGAAAAAACATACGGTGACCGTACCATTTGATGAGTTTGGTTACTACATGGTAGGCAAACTGAAGTCCGGGTACAGCGATATTACGAACCACCCGTGGGCGCGCAATATCCTTAATGGTCTTTATTCGAAGGGCATCATGACGAATCTGCGTTTCGACGAATTCGGAGCTGACGATCAGACAACACGCGGTGAGTTCGCGACATTGCTCGTAAAAGGCCTGAACATTAAACTCAACTATGACGATAATCAGTCTTTCACGGATGTTGTCCCCGGGGCCAAATCCGCAACATGGGATTATGAGCACATCGAGACGGCGGCTAGAGCGGGTATCGTCAGCGGATTATCCGAGGGTTCGTTTGGCCCAGACATCAAGGTTACCCGTGAGGATGCAGCTGTCATGATCGCCAGAGCACTTAAACTCAAACTCGCTGTCAACGATTCCAAGCTAGAGGCTGCACTCGCTAAAGCGTTTGTGGATTCGGCCAGTGCTCAGATTTATGCGAGACCATCTATCTTGGCGGTAACCAAAGCGGGTGTTATGAGCGGTACGCCTGTAACCATCCCGGGACAGAAAAAACCAATGTACAACTTTAATCCGAAGTCAAACCTGACTCGAGCTGAAGCTGGTGCGATCACGGTTAAGCTTCTGCAGAAATTCACCAAGATTTTCCCGAAAAACTTCAGCTAA
- a CDS encoding glycosyltransferase family 4 protein — protein MIGIGISGFIAALALALMLTPLVKKFAFRVGAVDVPNARKVHSRIMPRLGGLAIYASFTLVVLLLMLIIPDNLMMASNRNLIGALLTGGTVIILLGALDDRFDLNAKLKFLVQIGAACIVVFGFDIKMNIVNIPFGSAMQPLGEWIGIPLTIFWIVGVTNAINLIDGLDGLAAGVSAIAIASIMGMGVIMGNGTVVLLSVVLLGSILGFLYFNFHPAKIFMGDSGALFLGFSLAMLSMLGFKQITVISFVTPLLIIGVPLSDTFFAIVRRWVNKKPLMKADKGHLHHCLQQLGFSHRKTVLMIYGIAAFFGACAVLQSALTKTGFGNWVTFIVICVLVFLLQIGAELIGIVDKSRRPVINLLARLKPQTESRSK, from the coding sequence ATGATCGGAATCGGAATTTCCGGCTTCATCGCGGCGCTCGCGCTGGCACTCATGCTTACACCGCTCGTTAAGAAGTTCGCGTTCCGCGTCGGCGCCGTCGACGTCCCGAACGCCCGGAAGGTCCATTCGCGCATCATGCCGCGTTTGGGTGGTCTCGCCATTTACGCTTCATTCACGCTCGTCGTTCTGCTGCTGATGTTGATCATCCCGGACAACCTGATGATGGCCAGCAACCGCAACCTGATCGGCGCCCTCCTGACCGGAGGCACGGTGATCATCCTGCTGGGCGCGCTCGACGACCGTTTCGATTTGAACGCCAAGTTGAAATTTCTCGTACAGATCGGGGCCGCGTGCATCGTTGTTTTCGGCTTCGATATTAAAATGAATATCGTAAACATTCCGTTCGGATCCGCCATGCAGCCGCTGGGCGAGTGGATCGGCATTCCGCTGACGATTTTCTGGATCGTCGGGGTTACGAACGCGATCAACCTGATCGACGGCCTGGACGGGCTGGCTGCCGGCGTATCCGCCATCGCTATCGCCAGCATCATGGGCATGGGCGTCATCATGGGCAACGGTACCGTCGTGCTCTTGTCCGTCGTGCTGCTCGGCAGCATTCTCGGTTTCTTGTATTTCAACTTCCATCCCGCGAAAATTTTCATGGGCGACTCGGGCGCGCTGTTCCTTGGATTCAGCCTGGCGATGCTGTCCATGCTCGGATTTAAGCAGATCACCGTGATCTCCTTCGTGACGCCGCTGCTCATCATCGGCGTGCCGCTGTCCGATACGTTCTTCGCGATCGTACGCCGCTGGGTGAACAAGAAGCCGCTGATGAAGGCCGATAAAGGCCATCTTCATCACTGCTTGCAGCAGCTGGGCTTCAGCCACCGCAAGACCGTTTTGATGATCTACGGAATCGCGGCATTCTTCGGCGCCTGCGCCGTGCTGCAATCCGCGCTGACGAAGACGGGCTTCGGCAACTGGGTGACGTTCATCGTTATCTGCGTGCTGGTGTTCCTGCTCCAGATCGGCGCCGAGTTGATCGGCATCGTCGACAAGTCGCGCCGTCCGGTGATCAATTTGCTGGCCCGCTTGAAGCCGCAAACGGAGAGCCGTTCGAAGTAA
- a CDS encoding WecB/TagA/CpsF family glycosyltransferase — translation MNMEETVRYLVDAVENRRSHRIVTGNPIMLMAGFEDREFQRALKTADLVVPDGAGVVWAARHVGEPVKERVTGFDLMHELLREGDLRGWKVYLLGTTEEIISTAHANLQKLYPGVRFVGYRDGYFTDKEDGAVVAAIREAAPDLLFVARSMSTQEAWLAKYQSTLQVPVMMGVGGSFDVIAGKLKRAPKLFQKMRLEWFYRLLQEPSRYRRMLVLPKFALKVMRDGDKVLKQG, via the coding sequence ATGAATATGGAAGAAACGGTCCGATATCTGGTGGACGCGGTGGAAAACCGCCGTTCGCACCGAATCGTGACCGGCAACCCGATCATGCTGATGGCCGGATTCGAGGACCGAGAGTTTCAGCGGGCCTTGAAGACCGCCGATCTCGTCGTACCTGACGGAGCCGGCGTCGTCTGGGCGGCCCGGCACGTGGGAGAACCCGTGAAGGAGCGCGTGACCGGTTTCGATTTGATGCACGAGCTGCTTCGCGAAGGCGACCTGCGGGGATGGAAGGTTTACCTGCTGGGAACGACCGAAGAAATCATTTCGACGGCACACGCGAATTTGCAGAAACTGTATCCGGGCGTCCGTTTCGTGGGCTATCGCGACGGTTATTTTACCGATAAAGAGGACGGCGCGGTGGTCGCCGCCATCCGGGAAGCCGCGCCGGACCTGCTATTCGTAGCCCGTTCGATGTCGACCCAAGAGGCATGGCTGGCCAAGTATCAGAGCACGCTGCAGGTACCCGTGATGATGGGCGTGGGAGGAAGTTTCGACGTCATCGCCGGCAAGCTGAAGCGCGCGCCGAAGCTTTTTCAGAAAATGCGGCTGGAATGGTTTTACCGTTTATTACAGGAACCTTCCCGTTATAGGAGAATGTTGGTATTGCCGAAATTCGCCCTCAAAGTGATGAGGGACGGAGATAAGGTCCTCAAACAGGGCTAA